In Nicotiana tabacum cultivar K326 chromosome 17, ASM71507v2, whole genome shotgun sequence, one DNA window encodes the following:
- the LOC107787679 gene encoding aspartic proteinase-like isoform X1, whose protein sequence is MFCLVLFSPFMAFSNVCALTGCCYKHKFWENNYQVNMGAKAFLVTILLSSLLFPLALSTSNDGLVRIGLKKIKFDQNNRLAARVESKEGEAVRASIRKYNNFHGNLGASEDTDIVALKNYMDAQYFGEIGIGSPPQKFTVIFDTGSSNLWVPSSKCYFSVPCFFHSKYKSSQSSTYKKNGKSAAIRYGTGAISGFFSQDSVKVGDLIVQNQEFIEATREPSVTFLVAKFDGILGLGFQEISVGNAVPVWYNMVKQGLVKEPVFSFWLNRNTKEDEGGEIVFGGVDPNHYKGKHTYVPVTRKGYWQFDMGDVLIDGQATGYCDNGCSAIADSGTSLLAGPTTVITMINHAIGASGVVSQQCKAVVEQYGQTIMDMLLAEAHPKKICSQVGLCTFDGTRGISMGIESVVDENAGKSSGLHDAMCSACEMAVVWMQNQLRQNQTQERILNYVNELCERLPSPMGQSAVDCGKLSGMPSVSFTIGGRTFDLSPEEYILKVGEGPAAQCISGFIALDVPPPRGPLWILGDVFMGRYHTVFDFGKLRVGFAEAA, encoded by the exons ATGTTCTGTTTAGTGTTATTTTCACCTTTTATGGCATTTAGCAATGTTTGTGCTTTGACGGGTTGCTGTTATAAACATAAATTTTGGGAAAATAATTACCAG GTCAATATGGGAGCAAAAGCTTTTCTTGTCACCATTTTACTCTCATCGCTGTTATTTCCTTTGGCCTTGTCTACGTCAAATGATGGCTTGGTTAGAATTGGActgaaaaagataaaatttgatcAAAACAATCGACTTGCTGCACGCGTCGAGTCCAAGGAGGGCGAGGCTGTGAGAGCCTCTATTAGGAAGTATAATAACTTCCATGGTAATCTTGGGGCCTCTGAGGATACAGACATTGTAGCACTGAAGAATTATATGGATGCTCAGTACTTTGGGGAGATTGGTATAGGCAGTCCCCCTCAGAAGTTCACTGTCATCTTTGATACTGGTAGCTCTAATTTGTGGGTGCCTTCATCAAAGTGCTACTTCTCA GTTCCCTGTTTTTTCCATTCCAAGTATAAGTCAAGCCAATCAAGCACTTATAAGAAAAATG GGAAGTCTGCTGCAATTCGTTATGGTACTGGAGCAATATCTGGATTTTTCAGTCAAGATAGCGTTAAAGTCGGTGACCTTATTGTGCAAAATCAG GAGTTCATTGAGGCAACAAGAGAACCCAGTGTGACTTTTTTGGTAGCCAAGTTTGATGGTATATTGGGTCTTGGTTTCCAGGAGATTTCTGTTGGAAATGCTGTTCCAGTATG GTACAACATGGTCAAACAGGGTCTTGTCAAGGAGCCTGTCTTCTCATTTTGGCTCAACCGAAATACAAAGGAAGACGAAGGGGGCGAAATTGTGTTTGGTGGGGTTGATCCTAACCACTATAAGGGAAAGCACACCTATGTCCCAGTCACACGGAAAGGTTATTGGCAG TTTGACATGGGTGATGTTCTGATTGATGGTCAAGCTACTG GTTACTGTGACAATGGATGTTCTGCAATAGCGGATTCTGGGACTTCTCTCTTGGCTGGTCCAACG ACTGTTATCACTATGATTAATCATGCCATTGGCGCCTCGGGGGTTGTAAGCCAACAATGCAAAGCTGTTGTTGAACAGTATGGACAAACAATAATGGATATGCTTTTAGCGGAG GCACATCCAAAGAAGATCTGCTCGCAGGTTGGGTTATGCACCTTTGATGGAACTCGTGGCATTAG TATGGGCATTGAGAGTGTTGTAGATGAGAATGCTGGCAAATCTTCAGGACTGCATGATGCTATGTGCTCCGCTTGTGAAATGGCGGTTGTCTGGATGCAGAACCAACTTAGACAGAACCAGACCCAAGAACGCATCTTGAACTATGTGAATGAG CTTTGCGAGCGACTACCAAGCCCAATGGGACAATCTGCTGTTGATTGTGGAAAACTTTCTGGCATGCCTAGTGTTTCCTTCACAATTGGTGGCAGAACATTTGACCTCTCTCCTGAGGAG TACATACTCAAGGTGGGCGAGGGTCCTGCTGCACAATGTATTAGTGGCTTCATTGCCTTGGATGTTCCTCCACCCCGTGGACCTCTCTG GATCTTGGGGGATGTTTTCATGGGTCGATATCACACCGTCTTTGATTTTGGCAAACTTAGAGTTGGATTTGCAGAAGCAGCTTAG
- the LOC107787679 gene encoding aspartic proteinase-like isoform X2 encodes MGAKAFLVTILLSSLLFPLALSTSNDGLVRIGLKKIKFDQNNRLAARVESKEGEAVRASIRKYNNFHGNLGASEDTDIVALKNYMDAQYFGEIGIGSPPQKFTVIFDTGSSNLWVPSSKCYFSVPCFFHSKYKSSQSSTYKKNGKSAAIRYGTGAISGFFSQDSVKVGDLIVQNQEFIEATREPSVTFLVAKFDGILGLGFQEISVGNAVPVWYNMVKQGLVKEPVFSFWLNRNTKEDEGGEIVFGGVDPNHYKGKHTYVPVTRKGYWQFDMGDVLIDGQATGYCDNGCSAIADSGTSLLAGPTTVITMINHAIGASGVVSQQCKAVVEQYGQTIMDMLLAEAHPKKICSQVGLCTFDGTRGISMGIESVVDENAGKSSGLHDAMCSACEMAVVWMQNQLRQNQTQERILNYVNELCERLPSPMGQSAVDCGKLSGMPSVSFTIGGRTFDLSPEEYILKVGEGPAAQCISGFIALDVPPPRGPLWILGDVFMGRYHTVFDFGKLRVGFAEAA; translated from the exons ATGGGAGCAAAAGCTTTTCTTGTCACCATTTTACTCTCATCGCTGTTATTTCCTTTGGCCTTGTCTACGTCAAATGATGGCTTGGTTAGAATTGGActgaaaaagataaaatttgatcAAAACAATCGACTTGCTGCACGCGTCGAGTCCAAGGAGGGCGAGGCTGTGAGAGCCTCTATTAGGAAGTATAATAACTTCCATGGTAATCTTGGGGCCTCTGAGGATACAGACATTGTAGCACTGAAGAATTATATGGATGCTCAGTACTTTGGGGAGATTGGTATAGGCAGTCCCCCTCAGAAGTTCACTGTCATCTTTGATACTGGTAGCTCTAATTTGTGGGTGCCTTCATCAAAGTGCTACTTCTCA GTTCCCTGTTTTTTCCATTCCAAGTATAAGTCAAGCCAATCAAGCACTTATAAGAAAAATG GGAAGTCTGCTGCAATTCGTTATGGTACTGGAGCAATATCTGGATTTTTCAGTCAAGATAGCGTTAAAGTCGGTGACCTTATTGTGCAAAATCAG GAGTTCATTGAGGCAACAAGAGAACCCAGTGTGACTTTTTTGGTAGCCAAGTTTGATGGTATATTGGGTCTTGGTTTCCAGGAGATTTCTGTTGGAAATGCTGTTCCAGTATG GTACAACATGGTCAAACAGGGTCTTGTCAAGGAGCCTGTCTTCTCATTTTGGCTCAACCGAAATACAAAGGAAGACGAAGGGGGCGAAATTGTGTTTGGTGGGGTTGATCCTAACCACTATAAGGGAAAGCACACCTATGTCCCAGTCACACGGAAAGGTTATTGGCAG TTTGACATGGGTGATGTTCTGATTGATGGTCAAGCTACTG GTTACTGTGACAATGGATGTTCTGCAATAGCGGATTCTGGGACTTCTCTCTTGGCTGGTCCAACG ACTGTTATCACTATGATTAATCATGCCATTGGCGCCTCGGGGGTTGTAAGCCAACAATGCAAAGCTGTTGTTGAACAGTATGGACAAACAATAATGGATATGCTTTTAGCGGAG GCACATCCAAAGAAGATCTGCTCGCAGGTTGGGTTATGCACCTTTGATGGAACTCGTGGCATTAG TATGGGCATTGAGAGTGTTGTAGATGAGAATGCTGGCAAATCTTCAGGACTGCATGATGCTATGTGCTCCGCTTGTGAAATGGCGGTTGTCTGGATGCAGAACCAACTTAGACAGAACCAGACCCAAGAACGCATCTTGAACTATGTGAATGAG CTTTGCGAGCGACTACCAAGCCCAATGGGACAATCTGCTGTTGATTGTGGAAAACTTTCTGGCATGCCTAGTGTTTCCTTCACAATTGGTGGCAGAACATTTGACCTCTCTCCTGAGGAG TACATACTCAAGGTGGGCGAGGGTCCTGCTGCACAATGTATTAGTGGCTTCATTGCCTTGGATGTTCCTCCACCCCGTGGACCTCTCTG GATCTTGGGGGATGTTTTCATGGGTCGATATCACACCGTCTTTGATTTTGGCAAACTTAGAGTTGGATTTGCAGAAGCAGCTTAG